Proteins encoded within one genomic window of Halogeometricum sp. S1BR25-6:
- a CDS encoding metal-dependent hydrolase — translation MSLLGPALDHLAYLLFAVATHAAVGYALVVAFTDRPPRAGVVGAVLPDVDLLFPLAWAFPLNHRGLTHTLAFAAAVVALVAAARRPRWSAGAAALGLSSHLLVDSFTKSGVAWLYPLTTERVGVAASIHSGWGAALLWGVVALGIVVGRRSTDATESAGGAVEAEAQDASETPGTPRR, via the coding sequence GTGTCGCTTCTCGGTCCCGCGCTCGACCACCTCGCGTACCTCCTGTTCGCCGTTGCGACGCACGCCGCGGTCGGGTACGCGCTCGTCGTCGCGTTCACCGACCGTCCGCCGCGGGCCGGCGTCGTCGGCGCCGTCCTCCCGGACGTCGACCTGCTGTTCCCGCTCGCGTGGGCGTTCCCGCTGAACCACCGCGGACTGACGCACACGCTCGCGTTCGCCGCGGCCGTCGTCGCCCTCGTCGCCGCCGCGAGGCGCCCGCGGTGGTCCGCCGGGGCGGCGGCGCTCGGCCTCTCCTCGCACCTCCTCGTCGACTCGTTCACGAAGAGCGGCGTCGCGTGGCTCTACCCCCTGACGACCGAGCGTGTGGGCGTCGCGGCATCGATTCACTCCGGGTGGGGCGCGGCCCTCCTCTGGGGAGTCGTCGCCCTCGGCATCGTCGTCGGCCGCCGGTCGACCGACGCGACGGAATCGGCCGGCGGCGCGGTGGAGGCGGAGGCTCAGGACGCCTCCGAGACGCCCGGAACCCCCCGCCGCTGA